A portion of the Micromonospora vinacea genome contains these proteins:
- a CDS encoding alpha/beta fold hydrolase, with product MATFVLIHGGGGSAWDWHLLVPELTGRGHDVVVPELPIEDSSAGFPEFCQTVVDAIGDRRDLVVVGHSYGAFTAPLIADKLPVRRIVLLTPMIPKPGERPGDWWANTGYRSPKGLSEEQQFYNGVPAEVVAEAATHSRDQVSAEGNEPWPLDAWPDVPTTVLIAREDRFFPADFQRRVAADRLGTVPDDIEGGHAVPLSHPKQLADCLIAYPLR from the coding sequence ATGGCGACTTTCGTTCTGATCCACGGCGGCGGGGGCAGCGCCTGGGACTGGCATCTCCTTGTCCCCGAGCTGACCGGCCGCGGCCACGACGTGGTCGTACCGGAACTGCCGATCGAGGACAGCTCCGCGGGGTTCCCCGAGTTCTGCCAGACGGTCGTCGACGCGATCGGCGACCGGAGAGATCTCGTGGTCGTCGGACACTCGTACGGCGCGTTCACCGCGCCGCTCATTGCCGACAAGCTGCCGGTGCGGCGGATCGTCCTGCTCACACCGATGATCCCTAAGCCCGGTGAGAGACCCGGCGACTGGTGGGCCAACACCGGTTACCGGAGCCCGAAAGGGCTCAGCGAGGAGCAGCAGTTCTACAACGGCGTGCCCGCCGAGGTGGTAGCGGAGGCAGCGACACACAGCCGGGACCAGGTCAGCGCGGAGGGGAACGAGCCGTGGCCCCTGGACGCCTGGCCAGACGTGCCGACGACGGTGCTCATCGCACGTGAGGATCGGTTCTTCCCAGCGGACTTCCAGCGCCGGGTGGCCGCCGACCGGCTCGGCACAGTCCCGGACGACATTGAGGGCGGCCACGCGGTCCCCCTCAGCCACCCGAAGCAACTCGCCGACTGCCTCATCGCGTACCCGCTGCGCTGA
- a CDS encoding S8 family serine peptidase — MATGTSGNRLRRLAIPTLVVALITGTTGVAGTASAAPAGSPGNGSGAGYFTAGSDQKVTLTDGADRRPGGNRAATPKAAVDETGSGMYVVELAEDPLTTYTGGVSGLARTRPAAGNRLNVTSAPSQAYRRHLDTQRAAVAAAAGVTVNAVYATAFNGFSAKLTAQQVSTLRADKRVRAVTASRALGTPVTPPSAATSTPATPTPATPTPAAPSGADQSAPTDRAGRPAKPGPGTGAGMVIGVLDTGIWPESASFAKKMPAPANWHGTCQTGVAFVAEHCNGKIVGARYFADSWLAGGGSVPEGEFLSPRDAAGHGTHTASTAAGLPIANVTIDGRRFGPVSGVAPDAQIAVYKVLWGGMGYDADIIAGIDAAVADGVQVINFSIGSQLGDWEANTPIGIAFLNATLSGVFVAASAGNTGIVSGAISNAAPWVTTVGAAVTNLDEATIKLGDGTKLVGGSLDALPGGDARPMVFGDQAGSPDLGAVYCEPGSLDPAKIKGKVVACALSDTFASATEVKEKGGAAMVLFDPVGNYRVNSIYNFPVVYLPTEKQAGTLFNYLMRHPTDAKASVRTGGDGSSVPGVPSVADFSSTGPDKVTYGVFKPDLVAPGSDIIAAVSPAGNFGRQYDAYSGTSMASPYVAGAAAILRATHPDWSPGRVASALRTTATDTVGTSNPLDQGSGFINLTGATDPGLVIEPTAAELTTFSETAAPDGKELNLPAISLREYDGTQPVTLTRTLTNVGEARETYRSSVSGLPGMKVTVSPASVTLAPGKSATVTITVRRGSAPWDRYVTGSITWHGRTHTARIPVAARPWGITARPYGDDGEEFGRMANGAFGLVQPGFTGPLTGRSTGYTPMQRESYSIPAGVYGGVFDPKASGVKKIDFTVPANTAGIVVEANTDDPNTNLDLYLYKGDTLIYSSDRFWTSAEQAYKFLPEPGRYTAYVFAQVPGGPVVDFDLGYAIIGRNAKYAGATLTMPSTSERGQGFNFTLKPKKPLAEGDFWAYTEYRTNGTVVPGNLVYTQQSSWQ, encoded by the coding sequence GTGGCTACAGGCACGAGCGGAAACAGGCTGCGAAGACTGGCGATACCTACGCTGGTCGTCGCCCTGATCACCGGTACCACCGGTGTCGCGGGAACGGCGTCGGCGGCACCCGCAGGTTCGCCGGGTAACGGCAGTGGCGCCGGTTACTTCACCGCCGGGTCCGACCAGAAGGTCACCCTGACCGACGGGGCCGACCGCCGACCAGGCGGCAACCGTGCGGCCACGCCGAAGGCAGCCGTCGACGAGACCGGCTCCGGCATGTACGTCGTCGAGTTGGCCGAGGACCCGCTGACCACGTACACCGGTGGGGTGTCCGGTCTGGCCCGGACCCGCCCGGCGGCGGGCAACCGCCTGAACGTGACGTCGGCGCCGTCGCAGGCGTACCGCCGGCACCTCGACACGCAACGGGCCGCCGTCGCGGCCGCTGCCGGGGTCACTGTCAACGCGGTCTACGCCACCGCCTTCAACGGGTTCTCGGCGAAGCTGACCGCCCAGCAGGTGAGCACGTTGCGGGCGGACAAGCGCGTCCGCGCCGTCACCGCGTCGCGGGCGCTCGGCACTCCGGTGACGCCGCCTTCCGCGGCCACTTCGACGCCCGCCACCCCGACGCCCGCCACCCCGACGCCTGCCGCCCCGAGCGGCGCGGACCAGTCGGCGCCGACGGACCGCGCCGGCCGGCCGGCCAAGCCCGGCCCCGGCACGGGCGCGGGCATGGTGATCGGCGTCCTGGACACCGGCATCTGGCCGGAGAGCGCGTCGTTCGCCAAGAAGATGCCCGCTCCCGCGAACTGGCACGGCACCTGCCAGACCGGTGTGGCCTTCGTGGCCGAGCACTGCAACGGCAAGATCGTCGGTGCCCGGTACTTTGCCGACTCGTGGCTCGCCGGCGGTGGCTCGGTGCCCGAGGGTGAGTTCCTGTCCCCCCGCGACGCGGCCGGGCACGGCACCCACACCGCCTCCACGGCGGCCGGCCTGCCGATTGCGAACGTCACGATCGACGGGCGTCGCTTCGGTCCCGTCTCCGGCGTTGCGCCGGATGCTCAGATTGCCGTCTACAAGGTGCTCTGGGGTGGCATGGGCTACGACGCCGACATCATCGCCGGCATCGACGCGGCCGTCGCCGACGGCGTGCAGGTGATCAACTTCTCGATCGGCTCGCAGCTCGGCGACTGGGAGGCCAACACCCCCATCGGCATCGCCTTCCTCAACGCCACCCTGTCCGGGGTGTTCGTGGCGGCGTCGGCCGGCAACACCGGCATCGTGAGCGGGGCCATCAGCAACGCGGCACCCTGGGTGACCACTGTCGGCGCGGCGGTGACGAACCTCGACGAGGCGACCATCAAGCTCGGTGACGGCACGAAGCTGGTCGGCGGCTCCCTGGACGCGTTGCCCGGTGGCGACGCACGGCCGATGGTCTTCGGCGACCAGGCCGGATCGCCGGACCTGGGCGCTGTGTACTGCGAGCCGGGCAGCCTCGATCCCGCCAAGATCAAGGGCAAGGTGGTTGCGTGTGCGCTGTCCGACACCTTCGCTTCTGCCACCGAGGTGAAGGAGAAGGGTGGGGCGGCCATGGTGCTGTTCGACCCGGTCGGCAACTACCGGGTCAACTCCATCTACAACTTCCCGGTGGTCTACCTGCCGACGGAGAAGCAGGCCGGCACGTTGTTCAACTACCTGATGCGCCACCCCACCGACGCGAAGGCGTCCGTGCGCACCGGCGGTGACGGCTCCAGCGTCCCCGGCGTACCCAGCGTCGCGGACTTCTCCTCCACCGGCCCGGACAAGGTGACCTACGGCGTCTTCAAGCCGGACCTTGTCGCCCCGGGGTCGGACATCATCGCCGCGGTCTCACCGGCCGGCAACTTCGGGCGACAGTACGACGCGTACTCCGGCACCTCAATGGCCTCGCCGTACGTGGCCGGCGCGGCAGCGATCCTGCGCGCCACGCACCCGGACTGGTCGCCGGGCAGGGTCGCCTCCGCGCTGCGGACCACCGCCACCGACACCGTTGGCACCAGCAACCCCCTGGACCAGGGCAGCGGCTTCATCAACCTGACCGGGGCCACCGACCCGGGACTGGTCATCGAGCCGACGGCGGCAGAGCTGACCACGTTCAGCGAGACGGCCGCGCCCGACGGCAAGGAACTCAACCTGCCGGCCATCTCGTTGCGCGAGTACGACGGGACCCAACCGGTGACCCTCACCCGCACCCTGACCAACGTGGGCGAGGCCCGGGAAACCTACCGATCGTCGGTGTCCGGCCTGCCCGGCATGAAGGTCACCGTGTCGCCGGCATCGGTGACGCTGGCGCCCGGCAAGTCCGCGACGGTGACCATCACCGTGCGTCGGGGCAGCGCCCCCTGGGACCGGTACGTGACCGGGTCCATCACCTGGCACGGCAGGACCCACACCGCCCGCATCCCGGTCGCTGCCCGTCCGTGGGGGATCACCGCCCGGCCGTACGGTGACGACGGGGAGGAGTTCGGCCGGATGGCCAACGGCGCCTTCGGTCTGGTCCAGCCGGGCTTCACCGGGCCGCTCACCGGCCGCAGCACCGGTTACACGCCGATGCAGCGGGAGTCGTACTCGATTCCGGCCGGCGTCTACGGCGGGGTGTTCGACCCGAAGGCATCCGGAGTGAAGAAGATTGACTTCACGGTGCCGGCGAACACCGCCGGCATCGTCGTCGAAGCCAACACCGACGACCCGAACACGAACCTCGATCTCTACCTGTACAAGGGCGACACCCTGATCTACAGCAGTGACAGGTTCTGGACCAGCGCGGAGCAGGCGTACAAGTTCCTGCCCGAGCCGGGGCGCTACACCGCCTACGTCTTCGCGCAGGTGCCCGGTGGTCCGGTGGTCGATTTCGATCTGGGCTACGCCATCATCGGCCGAAACGCCAAGTACGCGGGTGCCACGCTGACGATGCCCTCCACCTCGGAGCGCGGTCAGGGCTTCAACTTCACGCTGAAGCCGAAGAAGCCGCTGGCCGAGGGCGACTTCTGGGCGTACACCGAGTACCGCACCAACGGCACTGTGGTCCCCGGCAACCTCGTCTACACCCAACAGAGTTCCTGGCAGTAA
- a CDS encoding SAM-dependent methyltransferase yields MTVPSTSESPEGRGADRIDTTTVHPARRYNYWLGGKDNFAVDRESGDQIAAVYPGVRTLARENRAFLGRAVRFLAEEVGVRQFLDIGTGIPSADNTHEVAQSVAPDSRVVYVDNDPMVLVHARALLTSDPAGATAYLDADLRDPEKILADPQLRATVDLSQPVALVLIAVTHFLTDEDRPHEQVAHLLDALPSGSWLALTHFTTDHIPAEIVKRMEAEFVAGRMKQDAVPRDRAEFARFFAGLELAEPGIAPVTEWRSQVPPEQRPPLADASIYGAVARKP; encoded by the coding sequence ATGACGGTGCCGTCCACGTCGGAATCGCCAGAGGGCCGTGGTGCCGACCGGATCGACACCACGACTGTGCACCCGGCCCGCCGTTACAACTACTGGTTGGGCGGCAAGGACAACTTCGCCGTCGACCGGGAGTCCGGCGACCAGATCGCCGCCGTCTACCCAGGGGTGCGCACACTCGCCCGGGAAAACCGGGCCTTCCTCGGCCGGGCGGTCCGCTTCCTCGCCGAGGAGGTCGGCGTCCGGCAGTTCCTCGACATCGGCACCGGCATCCCGAGCGCCGACAACACCCACGAGGTGGCCCAGTCCGTCGCCCCCGACTCCCGGGTGGTCTACGTCGACAACGACCCGATGGTGCTGGTCCACGCCCGGGCGCTGCTGACCAGCGACCCGGCCGGCGCCACCGCCTACCTGGACGCCGACCTACGCGACCCGGAGAAGATCCTCGCCGACCCGCAGCTGCGCGCCACAGTGGACCTGTCCCAACCGGTGGCCCTGGTGCTGATCGCCGTGACGCACTTCCTCACCGACGAAGACCGCCCACACGAGCAGGTCGCCCACCTGCTCGACGCGCTGCCGTCGGGCAGCTGGCTGGCGCTGACCCACTTCACCACCGACCACATCCCCGCCGAGATCGTCAAACGGATGGAGGCCGAGTTCGTCGCCGGCCGGATGAAGCAGGACGCCGTACCCCGAGACCGCGCCGAGTTCGCCCGCTTCTTCGCCGGTCTGGAACTGGCCGAACCGGGTATCGCGCCGGTCACCGAGTGGCGGTCGCAGGTGCCACCGGAGCAGCGTCCGCCTCTGGCCGACGCCTCCATCTACGGCGCTGTGGCCCGCAAGCCCTGA
- a CDS encoding ThuA domain-containing protein — MPRHLRAFCLILLAIATVVSTTTALPAEAAPRFRVLVFSKITNFYHDSIPAGIAAIQQLGAAHNFEVVATTDAAAFTDANLATFDVLVFNNTNSLPTSGDLLNASQRAALQTFIRNGGGWAGLHAASASERDWPWYEGLVGTIFDYHPDFSSTGGTFPGRVKVLDRAHPSTRNLPELWEQSEEWYNWRTNPTGNVHTLAQIKVRDGINGLDEGVDHAYSWCQRYDGGRSWFTAGGHASSQFSTPTFLEHLRYGIEWAAGAVAGDCSATKTSNFERVGLVTENLADPFELAVGPDRKVYYIQRTGALKVVNSDTLQVTTLLDFAYTSAMTDQSDGLLGMTLDRNFASNGWIYLLWSDKTLKQLNLSRFTVANNSVALSSEKRLLTVPTYRGEGRANSHMGGSLAMDAAGRLYAAIGDNTDPFASSGYTPVDERAGRAAWDAQGTAGNTNDLRGKILRITPQADGTYTVPSGNLFPAGTARTRPEIYAMGMRNPFRITVEPQTNAVLVADYGPDARAADPNRGPEGTVEFNRITSAGNFGWPYCVGNNIPFNDYNFATNTSGAKFNCAAPVNNSPNNTGLTTLPAAKSALVWYAYSASTQFPELGTGGGGPMSGPVYDYDPANTRTTKFPEYFEGKWITYELTRRWFKTLSIHKTAQTFSNARFGPTAVGDLQSINGIFGNMSWIQPFEAEFGPDGSLYVIDFGEGTGSGRGGSNAGAGIYRIDYVANGRPPTAKIAATPDSGRTPLAVTFSSAGSSAGDGSALSYAWDFTNDGSTDSTAANPSFTYATAGKHTARLTVRNSGNGLTATAVTDVVVGNTRPTVTITVPDGGFFDFGDKIPYTVTVTDPEETTIDCAKVTVQTQLGHDSHAHPLDVYTGCSGLLATEADAGDGHGPGQNLYTLITAQYTDGGAAGVPALTGSTRVQLQPKSKEAEHFSAQSGVTVNDRATARAGKRLGEVDHNDWVAFGPADLRNVGSVTLGVTNGGLGGTIELRTGSPTGTLIGTATIGSTGGWDNLVSPTVTLTNKPTGTTTLYAKFVNAAQVGGTPDLLALDWLRFNGAGVKQEPGGTLSLAANPTGGPAPLTTTLTATATAPSGQSITDYAWDFGDNSAVTHGATLRSTTHAYPRKGTFTARVTVTYTSGETRSLNLTITVS, encoded by the coding sequence ATGCCCCGACACCTCCGTGCGTTCTGCCTGATCCTGCTCGCCATTGCCACAGTGGTGAGCACCACCACCGCCCTGCCCGCCGAGGCCGCCCCGCGCTTCCGGGTGCTGGTCTTCTCCAAGATCACCAACTTCTACCACGACTCGATCCCGGCCGGCATCGCCGCGATCCAACAGCTCGGCGCCGCCCACAACTTCGAGGTCGTCGCCACCACCGACGCGGCGGCCTTCACCGACGCCAACCTCGCCACCTTCGACGTTCTCGTCTTCAACAACACCAACTCGCTCCCGACCTCGGGTGACCTGCTCAACGCCAGCCAGCGGGCCGCGTTGCAGACGTTCATCCGCAACGGCGGTGGTTGGGCCGGCCTGCACGCCGCCTCGGCCAGCGAACGCGACTGGCCCTGGTACGAGGGCCTGGTCGGCACGATCTTCGACTACCACCCCGACTTCTCGTCCACCGGCGGCACCTTCCCCGGCCGAGTGAAGGTGCTCGACCGGGCGCACCCGTCGACGCGCAACCTGCCGGAGCTCTGGGAGCAGAGCGAGGAGTGGTACAACTGGCGGACCAACCCGACCGGCAACGTGCACACCCTCGCCCAGATCAAGGTGCGCGACGGGATCAACGGCCTGGACGAGGGCGTCGACCACGCGTACTCCTGGTGTCAGCGCTACGACGGCGGCCGGTCCTGGTTCACCGCCGGTGGGCACGCCAGTTCCCAGTTCAGCACCCCGACGTTCCTGGAGCACCTGCGCTACGGCATCGAGTGGGCAGCCGGCGCGGTCGCCGGTGACTGCTCGGCCACCAAGACCAGCAACTTCGAACGGGTGGGGCTGGTCACCGAGAACCTGGCCGACCCCTTCGAGCTGGCCGTCGGCCCGGACCGCAAGGTCTATTACATCCAGCGCACCGGCGCGCTGAAGGTGGTCAACTCCGACACCCTGCAGGTCACCACGCTGCTGGACTTCGCGTACACCTCGGCGATGACCGACCAGTCCGACGGGCTGCTCGGGATGACCCTGGACCGTAACTTCGCCAGCAACGGCTGGATCTACCTGCTCTGGTCGGACAAGACCCTCAAACAGCTCAACCTGTCCCGGTTCACCGTCGCCAACAACAGCGTCGCGCTCTCCTCGGAGAAACGCCTGCTGACCGTCCCCACCTACCGGGGTGAGGGCAGGGCCAACTCGCACATGGGCGGGTCGCTGGCCATGGACGCGGCCGGGCGGCTCTACGCGGCGATCGGTGACAACACCGACCCGTTCGCCTCCAGCGGCTACACCCCGGTCGACGAACGCGCCGGCCGCGCCGCCTGGGACGCCCAGGGCACCGCCGGCAACACCAACGACCTGCGCGGCAAGATCCTGCGGATCACCCCACAAGCCGACGGTACGTACACAGTGCCCAGCGGCAACCTCTTCCCCGCCGGCACCGCGAGGACCCGGCCGGAGATCTACGCGATGGGCATGCGCAACCCGTTCCGGATCACCGTCGAGCCGCAGACCAACGCGGTGCTGGTGGCCGACTACGGGCCGGACGCCCGCGCGGCCGACCCCAACCGCGGTCCGGAGGGGACCGTCGAGTTCAACCGGATCACCAGCGCGGGCAACTTCGGCTGGCCGTACTGCGTGGGCAACAACATCCCGTTCAACGACTACAACTTCGCCACCAACACCTCGGGGGCGAAGTTCAACTGCGCCGCGCCGGTGAACAACTCACCCAACAACACCGGCCTGACCACCCTGCCGGCGGCGAAGTCCGCCCTGGTCTGGTACGCGTACTCCGCCTCCACCCAGTTCCCCGAGCTGGGCACCGGCGGTGGCGGGCCGATGAGCGGCCCGGTCTACGACTACGACCCGGCCAACACCCGCACCACGAAGTTCCCCGAGTACTTCGAGGGCAAGTGGATCACGTATGAGCTGACCCGCAGGTGGTTCAAGACGCTCTCGATCCACAAGACGGCGCAGACCTTCAGCAACGCTCGCTTCGGCCCGACCGCTGTGGGTGACCTCCAGTCGATCAACGGGATATTCGGCAACATGAGCTGGATCCAGCCCTTCGAGGCGGAGTTCGGCCCGGACGGTTCGCTCTACGTCATCGATTTCGGCGAGGGCACCGGCAGCGGTCGCGGCGGCAGCAACGCCGGCGCGGGCATCTACCGGATCGACTACGTCGCCAACGGGCGGCCACCGACCGCGAAGATCGCCGCCACCCCGGACAGCGGACGTACACCGCTCGCGGTGACGTTCTCCTCCGCCGGGTCGTCCGCCGGTGACGGGTCGGCGCTCAGCTACGCCTGGGACTTCACCAACGACGGCAGCACCGACTCCACCGCCGCCAACCCGAGCTTCACCTACGCCACGGCCGGGAAGCACACCGCCAGGCTGACAGTCCGCAACAGCGGCAACGGGTTGACCGCCACCGCGGTCACCGACGTGGTGGTCGGCAACACCCGACCGACGGTGACGATCACCGTTCCCGACGGCGGGTTCTTCGACTTCGGCGACAAGATCCCGTACACGGTGACGGTCACCGACCCGGAGGAGACCACCATCGACTGCGCCAAAGTGACAGTGCAGACGCAGCTCGGCCACGACTCGCACGCCCACCCGCTGGACGTCTACACCGGCTGCTCGGGGCTGCTCGCCACCGAGGCGGACGCCGGTGACGGCCACGGGCCGGGGCAGAACCTCTACACCCTGATCACCGCGCAGTACACCGACGGTGGCGCGGCCGGCGTACCGGCGCTGACCGGCTCGACCCGCGTGCAGTTGCAGCCCAAGAGCAAGGAGGCCGAGCACTTCAGCGCCCAGTCCGGCGTCACGGTCAACGATCGGGCCACCGCCCGCGCGGGCAAGCGGCTCGGCGAGGTCGACCACAACGACTGGGTGGCGTTCGGGCCGGCGGACCTGCGCAACGTCGGCTCGGTGACGCTCGGGGTGACCAACGGCGGCCTCGGCGGCACCATCGAACTGCGGACCGGCTCGCCCACCGGCACGCTGATCGGCACGGCCACCATCGGCTCGACGGGCGGGTGGGACAACCTGGTCTCCCCCACCGTCACGCTGACCAACAAGCCCACCGGCACGACCACCCTGTACGCGAAGTTCGTCAACGCCGCCCAGGTGGGCGGCACCCCGGACCTGCTCGCCCTGGACTGGCTGCGGTTCAACGGCGCCGGGGTCAAACAGGAGCCGGGCGGGACGCTGTCCCTGGCCGCCAACCCGACCGGCGGCCCCGCGCCCCTGACCACCACGCTCACCGCCACGGCGACGGCGCCGTCCGGGCAGAGCATCACCGACTACGCGTGGGACTTCGGCGATAACAGCGCCGTCACACACGGGGCGACGCTGCGGTCGACCACCCATGCCTATCCCCGCAAGGGGACCTTCACCGCCCGGGTGACTGTCACCTACACCAGCGGGGAGACCCGCTCGCTCAACCTGACCATCACGGTCAGCTGA
- the pyrE gene encoding orotate phosphoribosyltransferase, with protein MTHPLARRVYDTCHLTGHFRLRSGQVSEEYFDKYLFEGQPDLLREVAEAMVAMLPECDVLAGMEMGGIPLATVMSQLTGLPTVFVRKHAKEYGTNKAAEGGPVNGLRVVLIEDVVTTGGALLASCAQLRSIGAQVETVVCAIDREQGGRENLAAEALQLRAALTRRDLEASLIA; from the coding sequence GTGACTCACCCGCTCGCGCGCCGCGTCTACGACACCTGCCATCTCACCGGACATTTCCGTCTACGATCCGGGCAGGTCAGCGAGGAGTACTTCGACAAGTACCTGTTCGAAGGGCAGCCGGACCTGTTGCGCGAGGTCGCCGAAGCGATGGTGGCCATGCTGCCGGAGTGCGATGTGCTGGCGGGGATGGAGATGGGCGGCATCCCTCTCGCCACTGTGATGTCGCAGCTGACGGGGCTGCCGACAGTCTTCGTGCGCAAGCATGCCAAGGAGTACGGCACCAACAAGGCCGCCGAGGGCGGTCCGGTGAACGGGTTGCGTGTCGTACTGATCGAGGACGTCGTCACCACAGGCGGAGCACTACTGGCATCGTGCGCACAGCTACGGTCCATCGGCGCCCAGGTGGAGACAGTGGTCTGCGCCATCGACCGCGAGCAGGGCGGCCGTGAGAATCTGGCGGCCGAGGCGCTACAACTCCGCGCCGCCCTCACCCGCCGCGACCTGGAAGCTTCCCTGATCGCGTGA
- a CDS encoding helix-turn-helix domain-containing protein: protein MNDPETFGARLRARRERAGKSRPVLGGLVGRSAEWVKALENGKLLPPRLPMLLRLAEVLEISDLAELTGDQSLPVASVTRAGHPDVGKVATAMQSTAATAGGPTAAPVLRGMVNQAWALWHRSTAERTAVAAVLPGLLNEARHSARRLDGDDRRSASVELARVYHLAQLYLAHQPYPELVWLAADRAMHAAQDADDPDAMAAAAWYYAHVYRGANQVDAADQILREAVALVDPATGGEQLARWGQLQLGLALGHSKAGRAGQAWRAWDAADEAAIRLGGVHPWLMFGPAACTAYSVTVATDLCRPREAVQRADTTDYRALPSHTRRAGHLIEAARAHLLDRGEVAAVHLLGRALRESTDTVRHHPYARTLAVELSARPGTVGEDARELALALGVVG, encoded by the coding sequence ATGAACGATCCCGAAACTTTCGGCGCACGCCTCCGCGCCCGTCGCGAACGCGCCGGCAAGAGTCGTCCGGTCCTTGGCGGGCTTGTCGGCCGCAGCGCGGAATGGGTCAAGGCGCTGGAGAACGGCAAACTGCTTCCACCCCGCCTGCCGATGTTGCTGCGTCTCGCCGAGGTGTTGGAGATCTCCGACCTGGCCGAGCTGACGGGCGACCAGTCCCTACCGGTGGCGTCTGTGACCCGCGCCGGTCATCCCGATGTTGGCAAGGTCGCCACCGCTATGCAGAGCACTGCTGCGACGGCAGGTGGCCCGACAGCCGCCCCAGTGCTCCGCGGCATGGTTAACCAGGCGTGGGCGTTGTGGCATCGCTCCACCGCTGAGCGGACCGCCGTTGCTGCCGTCCTTCCTGGGCTCCTGAACGAGGCGCGGCATAGTGCCCGGCGACTCGATGGCGATGATCGCCGGAGTGCGTCCGTCGAGTTGGCGCGGGTCTATCACCTCGCGCAGCTATACCTCGCGCATCAGCCCTATCCGGAACTGGTGTGGCTCGCCGCCGACCGAGCGATGCATGCCGCACAGGACGCTGACGATCCTGACGCGATGGCGGCCGCTGCCTGGTACTACGCCCACGTCTACCGGGGGGCGAACCAGGTGGACGCGGCCGACCAGATCCTCCGTGAGGCTGTCGCGTTGGTCGACCCCGCTACCGGTGGCGAGCAGCTGGCCCGGTGGGGTCAGCTGCAGCTAGGGCTCGCCTTGGGGCACAGCAAGGCCGGCCGCGCTGGGCAGGCGTGGCGGGCGTGGGACGCTGCGGACGAGGCAGCGATTCGGCTCGGTGGTGTGCACCCCTGGCTGATGTTCGGGCCCGCCGCCTGCACCGCGTACTCGGTCACCGTTGCCACGGACCTCTGTCGGCCTCGTGAGGCGGTCCAGCGGGCGGATACGACCGACTACCGCGCCCTGCCATCGCATACCCGCCGGGCAGGCCATCTCATCGAGGCCGCACGTGCACACCTACTTGATCGGGGCGAGGTTGCTGCGGTGCATCTGCTCGGTAGGGCGCTGCGGGAGAGCACCGACACGGTTCGCCACCATCCGTACGCCCGCACGCTTGCAGTGGAACTGTCCGCCCGGCCGGGAACAGTGGGCGAGGACGCACGGGAGCTGGCTCTCGCCCTCGGCGTTGTGGGGTAG
- a CDS encoding nuclear transport factor 2 family protein has product MSSPRETFLRLVNGVCDGPYEDLADLYAEKTHVMHPFHPLKPPPLRSRNELHEHFTAPPPVARTLIRKPVDVTIHETADPEVIVAEFAYQGRVVETGEAFTVPCVFVMRIRNGLIIESRDYIDPIASARAWGQLDSLLTALRPQQSATIEGTARP; this is encoded by the coding sequence ATGAGCAGCCCACGCGAAACTTTCCTCCGGCTGGTGAACGGTGTTTGCGACGGTCCGTACGAAGACTTGGCCGACCTGTACGCCGAAAAAACTCATGTCATGCATCCGTTCCACCCGCTCAAGCCGCCGCCGCTGCGTAGCCGCAACGAACTGCACGAGCACTTCACCGCGCCGCCTCCGGTCGCCCGGACGCTGATCCGTAAGCCAGTCGACGTGACGATTCATGAGACTGCGGACCCGGAGGTGATTGTCGCCGAGTTTGCCTATCAGGGGCGGGTGGTCGAGACAGGTGAGGCATTCACGGTGCCATGCGTCTTCGTGATGCGTATCCGCAATGGGCTCATCATCGAGTCCCGGGATTACATCGACCCCATCGCCAGCGCGCGGGCCTGGGGTCAACTCGACAGCCTCCTGACCGCGCTCCGTCCGCAGCAAAGCGCCACCATCGAGGGCACGGCCCGACCCTGA
- a CDS encoding nuclear transport factor 2 family protein, with translation MTATSRDIVEQVLRAGRELDIERFVGLMAPDGYIEWPYRPPGVPGRVRGRAEIRRHLTATAEGFIRIAEHRNMVVHETTDPEAIIVEYEAHGTVVATGAAFEQTVIAVFRVRDGQVLSYRDYINPLPLLDALASVTGV, from the coding sequence ATGACCGCCACGTCGCGCGACATCGTCGAGCAGGTGTTGCGGGCGGGCCGCGAACTCGATATCGAGAGGTTCGTTGGGTTGATGGCGCCCGACGGATACATCGAGTGGCCATACCGGCCGCCAGGCGTGCCAGGGCGGGTGCGGGGCCGCGCGGAGATCCGCCGGCATCTGACCGCCACGGCCGAAGGGTTCATCAGGATCGCCGAACACCGCAACATGGTGGTGCACGAGACGACCGATCCGGAGGCGATCATCGTGGAGTACGAGGCGCACGGCACGGTTGTCGCGACCGGTGCGGCCTTCGAGCAGACGGTCATCGCCGTGTTCCGGGTCCGCGATGGTCAGGTCCTGTCGTACCGCGACTACATCAACCCGCTGCCGCTGCTCGACGCGCTCGCCAGCGTCACCGGGGTGTAG